CGCGGGAGAGCACTCCGCCCCTCTTCCGCGTCTCCGCGCCTCCGCGTGAGATTCTTCGATCTTCGACATTAGCCCCAATACCCGCGGATCGCGGCGAGGAGCCCGGGAATCGTGTACTCGGCCGCCTCCACGTCCACCCGCATGCCCAGCTCGCGCAGGGTGCCGGAGGTGATGGGGCCGATGGATGCCACCGCCGCCCCACCCGTGTCCGCCCCCACGAGATCCGCGAAGTTGTGCACCGTCGAGCTGGCGGTAAACGTCACCAGGTCCACCTCGCCCGCGGCGATGCGGCGCTTGACCTCGTCGGCGCCGGCGCCGTCCTGCACGGTGCGGTAGGCCGCGACCTCCACCACCTCCGCGCCGCGCTCCCGGAGCGAGTCGGGGAGCACCGCGCGCGCCACCTCGGCGCGCGGCAGCAGGATGCGGGCGCCGCGCAGATCGGCGGCGGCGCCGAGCGCCTCCACCGTCGCCTCGGCCACGTACTCCTCCGGCACCAGGTCCGCGCGCACGCCGTGGCGCGCCAGCTCGGCCGCCGTCGCGGGGCCGAGGGCGCACACCCGCACGCCGCCCAGCGCGCGCGAGTCGAGCCCCTGGTGCTCCAGCGCGGCCCAGAAGTGCTCCACCCCGTTGGCGCTGGTGAAGACCACCCAGTCGAACTCCGCCACCCCCGCCGCGGCCCGCCGCAGCGCATCCACGTCCGGCGCGGCCTCGATGCGGATGGTGGGGAACTGGATCACCTCCGCGCCCAGCGCCTCCAGCTCCGCGGCGAAGTCGCTGGCCTGCGCGCGCGCCCTCGTCACCACGATGCGGCGCCCGGAGAGCGGACGGCGGTCGAACCACGCCAGCTCGTCGCGCAGCGCCACCACCTCGCCCACCACAACCACCGAAGGCGCGCCGATCCCCGCCTCGCGCACCAGCGCCGGAAGGGTGTCGAGCGTCCCGCTGACGGTGCGCTGGCGGGGGTACGTCCCCCACTCCACGGCGGCGGCGGGCGTGTCGGGGGAGCGGCCGCCCTCCACCAGGCGGGCGAAGTTGTCCGCCATCTTCCCCACGCCCATGTAGAAGACCAGCGTCCCCACGCCGCGCGCCAGGTGCGCCCAGTCCAGGTCGGTGTCGTCCTTGGTGGGATCCTCGTGCCCCGTCACCAGCGCCACCGACGCGGCGACGCCACGGTGCGTCACGGGGATGCCGGCGTACGCGGGACCCGCCACGCCCGAGGTGATCCCCGGCACGACCTCGAACGGCACCCCGGCCGCGCGCAGCACCAGCCCCTCCTCCCCGCCCCGCCCGAAGACGAACGGGTCGCCCCCCTTGAGGCGGACGACCGTGCGGTGGCGCCCCGCAAGCTCCACGAGGAGCTGGTTGATCTGCTCCTGCGTGCGGGTGTGCTCGCCGCCGCGCTTCCCCACGTACACGCGCTCGGCGCGGGCGGCGCGCTCCACGATGGCGGGCGACACGAGCGCGTCGTACACCAGCACGTCCGCGCGCGCCAGGAGCTCGGCGGCGCGTAGCGTGAGCAGCCCCGGGTCGCCGGGCCCGGCGCCCACCAGGTAGACGGTGCCCGTCACCGCGCCGTTCCCGCGCGCTCGTCTTCCGCGGCGA
The genomic region above belongs to Longimicrobium sp. and contains:
- the cobA gene encoding uroporphyrinogen-III C-methyltransferase; protein product: MTGTVYLVGAGPGDPGLLTLRAAELLARADVLVYDALVSPAIVERAARAERVYVGKRGGEHTRTQEQINQLLVELAGRHRTVVRLKGGDPFVFGRGGEEGLVLRAAGVPFEVVPGITSGVAGPAYAGIPVTHRGVAASVALVTGHEDPTKDDTDLDWAHLARGVGTLVFYMGVGKMADNFARLVEGGRSPDTPAAAVEWGTYPRQRTVSGTLDTLPALVREAGIGAPSVVVVGEVVALRDELAWFDRRPLSGRRIVVTRARAQASDFAAELEALGAEVIQFPTIRIEAAPDVDALRRAAAGVAEFDWVVFTSANGVEHFWAALEHQGLDSRALGGVRVCALGPATAAELARHGVRADLVPEEYVAEATVEALGAAADLRGARILLPRAEVARAVLPDSLRERGAEVVEVAAYRTVQDGAGADEVKRRIAAGEVDLVTFTASSTVHNFADLVGADTGGAAVASIGPITSGTLRELGMRVDVEAAEYTIPGLLAAIRGYWG